From Cannabis sativa cultivar Pink pepper isolate KNU-18-1 chromosome 8, ASM2916894v1, whole genome shotgun sequence, a single genomic window includes:
- the LOC133030367 gene encoding uncharacterized protein LOC133030367 has product MKILTDCQLEFMTYFAQVIEELKDIKMQLTKLNDSSAIQERGKLPAQPLITPKGQHMAQTSTSSDSNLKGVNAITTRNGQSTVSPLPKTTSVPMPALDDDVPQNLPMKVPFPQALKSTRKVLENQGEILENLKQVKINLPLLHVIKQVPAYAKVIKDLCTMKSKHHVKKIAFLTEQVSAVIEQKIPIKYKDLGCPTIACQIGTQGFGQALLDLGASVNLMPYSIYLQLGLGEINPTSVVLQLADLSIKKPRGIVEDVLIKVGKFYYPADFLILDTQSEVNTESKIPIILGRPFLATANALINCRNGLMKLSFGNMTMEVNIFHVAKQPPDEEEDCCHTDVIDTIVEEEVLIHDDSDSLNALLHDFDTKNMLYPPKEANVSSILEMSQDGASPSQYENLRF; this is encoded by the coding sequence ATGAAAATTCTCACAGACTGTCAACTAGAGTTCATGACTTATTTTGCTCAGGTGATAGAGGAATTGAAGGACATAAAGATGCAATTAACAAAGTTAAATGATTCTTCAGCCATTCAAGAGCGTGGTAAGCTTCCTGCTCAACCTCTAATCACTCCCAAAGGGCAACATATGGCACAAACCTCTACTTCTTCAGACTCTAATCTAAAAGGGGTTAATGCCATTACTACTCGAAATGGTCAAAGTACAGTATCACCATTACCTAAGACCACTAGTGTACCAATGCCCGCTCTAGATGATGATGTGCCACAGAACCTTCCAATGAAGGTGCCCTTCCCTCAGGCTTTGAAATCTACTAGGAAGGTACTGGAAAATCAAGGTGAAATCCTAGAAAATTTAAAACAAGTGAAGATCAACTTGCCTCTCTTGCATGTGATCAAACAAGTACCAGCATATGCAAAGGTCATCAAGGATTTATGCACCATGAAAAGTAAGCACCATGTCAAGAAAATTGCATTCTTGACAGAACAAGTAAGTGCGGTGATCGAACAAAAGATACCGATCAAATACAAAGATCTAGGTTGTCCTACAATTGCTTGCCAAATTGGGACACAAGGATTTGGTCAAGCTCTCCTAGACTTAGGCGCAAGTGTTAATCTCATGCCTTATTCAATTTACTTGCAACTAGGTTTAGGAGAAATCAATCCCACATCTGTGGTGCTACAATTGGCTGACCTCTCAATCAAAAAGCCACGAGGAATAGTTGAAGATGTCTTGATTAAAGTTGGAAAATTCTATTACCCCGCTGACTTTTTAATTTTGGACACTCAGTCTGAGGTTAATACTGAGTCAAAAATTCCCATCATTCTCGGTAGGCCTTTCCTTGCAACAGCCAATGCTCTCATTAATTGTAGGAATGGTCTCATGAAATTATCTTTTGGGAATATGACTATGGAGGTCAACATTTTTCATGTTGCGAAACAACCACCAGACGAGGAGGAAGATTGCTGTCATACTGACGTGATAGACACAATTGTTGAGGAGGAAGTTCTTATTCATGATGATTCTGATTCTTTAAATGCTCTCCTCCATGACTTTGATACTAAAAATATGCTTTATCCACCTAAGGAAGCCAATGTTTCTTCTATTCTTGAGATGTCCCAAGATGGAGCATCACCGTCGCAATATGAGAATTTGCGATTCTAG